The Acidobacteriota bacterium genome includes a region encoding these proteins:
- a CDS encoding TonB-dependent receptor, translating into MAQAVPKPDVAGMSIEDLLAVEVISTASKFPQSVKEAPASITVISAEEIRRFGYRTIADALRAVRGFYSSYDRNYTYVGMRGFSRPGDYNTRLLLLVDGHRINDGVYDMAPLGTDFLFDMSLIERIEIIRGPGSSLYGSNALFAVINVITKSGASRSGVQADLMGGSLGTRRAAGSYGRVFGDGREVLIGGSGYFSDGQRNLYYPEFDTDGVPAIARDLDRDEATSVFGSLSAGRFSVRAGAVHRAKQVPTASYGTVFGDDRERTDDDRGFVTGVYDGPVGKGWLATARLGYDYYGYQGAYPYAEGDDTVMFTDDSTAHAVTGELTARRQAGRMHMVSAGVEVRRDLQNRQTAHDGSSQYLDVDVPATKLGLYVQDEMRPASWLLLNAGLRVDRFSDFGTHVTPRAGLVLLPRPQTAVKVLYGRAFRAPNPYERYYYTAQAARGLLLRPEQIRSTELVWEESLSAKVRLTMTAFDYDMQRIIEQRATDVEDIFFENAGRIRGRGIEAEIEARFDNGIVARASHTFARVRDHERDEATSNSPQHMSTVSLQVPLSRVVVAVEGQRVGERLDLSGVPVSGFFAPNLTVTTPASQRIGFSLSVYNALNRSYNDPGAEEHLQASIRQDGRTMQLRLHVRF; encoded by the coding sequence ATGGCCCAGGCCGTGCCCAAGCCCGATGTCGCCGGTATGTCGATCGAGGACTTGCTGGCGGTCGAGGTGATCTCGACTGCCTCGAAATTCCCCCAGTCCGTGAAGGAAGCGCCAGCCTCGATCACGGTGATCTCCGCGGAAGAGATTCGACGGTTTGGCTATCGCACCATCGCCGACGCGCTGCGGGCCGTCCGCGGTTTCTACAGCAGCTACGACCGCAACTACACCTACGTCGGCATGCGCGGATTTTCCCGGCCCGGTGACTACAACACGCGGTTGCTGCTGCTGGTCGATGGCCATCGCATCAACGACGGCGTCTACGACATGGCTCCGCTCGGCACCGACTTCCTGTTCGACATGTCGTTGATCGAGCGGATCGAGATCATTCGCGGGCCCGGCTCGTCGCTATATGGCAGCAACGCGCTGTTCGCCGTGATCAACGTGATTACCAAGAGCGGCGCCAGCCGCTCGGGCGTGCAGGCCGACCTGATGGGTGGCTCGCTCGGCACCCGCCGTGCCGCCGGCAGTTACGGCCGGGTGTTCGGTGATGGCCGCGAAGTGCTGATCGGCGGGTCGGGGTACTTCTCCGACGGTCAGCGCAACCTGTACTACCCGGAGTTCGACACGGACGGCGTGCCGGCGATCGCGCGCGACCTTGACCGCGACGAGGCGACGAGCGTGTTCGGGTCGCTCTCGGCCGGCCGCTTCTCCGTGCGCGCCGGCGCCGTTCACCGCGCCAAGCAGGTGCCGACCGCGTCGTACGGCACGGTGTTTGGCGACGACCGCGAGCGCACCGACGACGATCGCGGGTTTGTGACCGGCGTGTACGACGGCCCCGTCGGCAAGGGCTGGCTGGCGACCGCGCGGCTGGGCTACGACTATTACGGTTACCAGGGTGCCTACCCCTACGCCGAGGGCGACGACACCGTGATGTTCACGGACGACTCGACCGCGCATGCGGTGACCGGCGAGCTGACGGCGCGGCGGCAGGCTGGGCGCATGCACATGGTGTCGGCGGGCGTCGAGGTCCGCCGCGATTTGCAGAACCGGCAGACAGCCCACGATGGGTCGAGCCAGTATCTCGATGTTGATGTCCCGGCCACCAAGCTTGGTCTCTACGTCCAGGACGAGATGCGTCCGGCCTCGTGGCTGCTGCTGAACGCCGGGCTGCGCGTCGATCGGTTCTCGGACTTTGGCACCCACGTGACACCGCGCGCGGGCCTGGTGTTGTTGCCGCGTCCCCAGACGGCGGTGAAGGTGTTGTACGGCCGCGCCTTTCGCGCGCCCAATCCGTACGAGCGCTACTACTACACGGCCCAAGCCGCTCGGGGATTGCTGCTGCGGCCGGAACAGATCCGGTCGACGGAGCTGGTGTGGGAGGAGTCGCTCTCGGCCAAGGTCCGCTTGACGATGACGGCGTTCGACTACGACATGCAGCGCATCATCGAGCAGCGGGCCACCGACGTCGAGGACATCTTCTTCGAGAACGCCGGCCGCATTCGCGGCCGCGGCATTGAGGCCGAGATTGAGGCGCGCTTCGACAACGGCATCGTCGCGCGGGCCAGCCACACGTTTGCCCGGGTCCGGGATCACGAGCGGGACGAGGCGACCTCGAACTCACCGCAACACATGTCGACGGTCAGCCTCCAGGTGCCGCTGTCGCGCGTGGTCGTGGCGGTCGAGGGGCAGCGGGTCGGCGAGCGCCTTGACCTGAGCGGTGTCCCGGTCAGCGGTTTCTTTGCCCCCAATCTCACCGTCACCACACCCGCCAGCCAACGCATCGGGTTCAGCCTGAGTGTGTACAATGCGCTCAACCGCTCTTACAACGACCCCGGTGCCGAAGAGCACCTCCAGGCGTCCATCAGGCAGGACGGTCGCACCATGCAGTTGCGACTGCACGTGCGCTTCTAG
- a CDS encoding thiamine pyrophosphate-binding protein, producing MPKRVTRKPDQSRRNFLQKAVAGAGATAAAALTGRGTEASAQTAAQLAAGAVAPIRVPAEFAAATAAKPVSFEFPMTGAQVFARACKEEGVAALFACPGNYGIVHALAASGIPAYGGRHEGSMAHAADAFIRVTGEIAVASGTEGPGFTDMICAIACANAARTPLLIVASNMSIAMEDTEAAIQLAYQQPTTEGMKKYGKRLIVPRRVHEYTATAFRQLKSGVPKPVHLDFPAEVASARFKDASELEFFHDKARYRTDSRPHPSAKDIGTAVDLIRKAERPMIVSSNGVFYAKAWDALKRLAEKAQIPVVESGAMKGQFSDASPLSANAAPAALPSADLVILVGQHCMPTVGEFAFGPDAKYIRIDQAHEDLGRNLPIDLGMVSCERAALEALADAVPAMKHDAWLAEVAAARKRFEDQNAEYYKTGLGYTDAVHPAVIAKQLGDFLYRGNLPREQTTVASGGYGIARFVRRELRAFRPGQIMNGAYQYGAIGPDLGYAVGVAAAVQLGVGPQAAYKGHPIICITGDAGFGYTAMEIDTMAKYKLPVVAIVYNNNAWGTWTGAQNEPKALPIHLFQENLRYDKLAESLGGHGEYVTKAADFTPALARAYQVAAREGKPAVINCQGRKEFWDRAKYPPGMIGKVEPGLMSYYH from the coding sequence ATGCCCAAGCGTGTCACCCGCAAGCCCGACCAGAGCCGGCGGAATTTCCTCCAAAAAGCGGTCGCCGGAGCCGGCGCCACCGCGGCGGCGGCCCTGACCGGTCGCGGCACCGAGGCCTCTGCGCAAACCGCGGCTCAGCTGGCGGCGGGCGCGGTCGCCCCCATTCGGGTGCCGGCGGAGTTTGCGGCGGCCACGGCGGCGAAGCCGGTGAGCTTCGAATTCCCCATGACCGGCGCGCAGGTGTTTGCGCGCGCGTGCAAGGAAGAGGGGGTCGCGGCGCTCTTTGCCTGCCCCGGCAACTACGGCATCGTCCACGCGCTGGCCGCCAGCGGCATCCCGGCCTACGGCGGGCGTCACGAGGGGTCGATGGCGCATGCGGCGGATGCGTTTATCCGCGTCACCGGCGAGATTGCCGTGGCCTCGGGCACCGAAGGTCCCGGGTTCACCGACATGATTTGCGCCATTGCCTGCGCCAATGCGGCCCGCACGCCGCTGCTGATCGTCGCCAGCAACATGTCGATCGCGATGGAAGACACCGAGGCGGCCATTCAGCTCGCCTACCAGCAGCCGACCACCGAGGGCATGAAGAAGTACGGCAAGCGGTTGATCGTGCCGCGCCGCGTGCACGAGTACACCGCCACGGCGTTCCGGCAATTAAAGAGCGGCGTGCCGAAGCCGGTGCACCTCGATTTTCCCGCCGAAGTCGCGTCGGCGCGGTTCAAGGACGCGAGCGAGCTCGAGTTCTTCCACGACAAGGCCCGCTACCGCACCGACTCGCGGCCGCACCCGTCGGCGAAGGACATCGGCACCGCGGTGGACCTGATCCGCAAGGCCGAACGGCCGATGATCGTCTCGAGCAACGGCGTCTTTTATGCCAAGGCGTGGGATGCGCTGAAGCGGCTGGCCGAGAAGGCGCAGATCCCGGTGGTGGAGTCGGGCGCCATGAAAGGGCAGTTCTCGGACGCCAGCCCGCTCTCGGCCAATGCCGCGCCGGCGGCGCTCCCGAGCGCCGACCTGGTGATCCTGGTCGGGCAGCACTGCATGCCGACCGTGGGCGAGTTCGCCTTTGGTCCCGATGCCAAGTACATCCGCATCGACCAGGCGCACGAGGACCTGGGCCGCAACCTGCCGATCGACCTGGGCATGGTCAGTTGTGAGCGGGCGGCGCTCGAGGCGCTCGCCGACGCGGTGCCGGCCATGAAGCACGACGCGTGGCTCGCCGAGGTGGCCGCGGCGCGGAAGCGCTTCGAGGATCAGAACGCCGAGTACTACAAGACCGGACTCGGCTACACCGACGCGGTGCATCCGGCGGTGATTGCCAAGCAGCTCGGCGACTTCCTCTATCGCGGCAACCTGCCGCGCGAGCAGACTACGGTGGCCTCGGGTGGTTACGGCATTGCCCGGTTCGTTCGGCGCGAGCTGCGCGCGTTTCGTCCCGGGCAGATCATGAACGGCGCCTATCAGTACGGCGCCATCGGACCGGACCTGGGCTATGCCGTCGGCGTCGCGGCCGCCGTGCAGCTGGGCGTGGGGCCGCAGGCCGCTTACAAGGGCCATCCGATCATCTGCATCACTGGGGATGCGGGGTTCGGCTACACCGCCATGGAGATCGACACCATGGCCAAGTACAAGCTGCCGGTCGTGGCGATCGTCTACAACAACAACGCGTGGGGCACGTGGACCGGCGCGCAGAACGAGCCGAAGGCGCTGCCGATCCACTTGTTCCAGGAGAACCTGCGCTACGACAAGCTGGCCGAGTCGCTCGGCGGGCACGGGGAGTACGTGACGAAGGCGGCCGACTTCACGCCGGCGCTGGCGCGGGCTTACCAGGTGGCGGCGCGGGAGGGCAAGCCGGCGGTGATTAATTGCCAGGGGCGGAAGGAATTCTGGGATCGCGCGAAGTACCCGCCCGGCATGATCGGCAAGGTCGAACCCGGCCTGATGTCGTACTACCACTAG
- a CDS encoding YfiR family protein: MASIGARLSRALRPALWAGVTAVALAGGASSAASQPVSELQVKAAFLFNFTKFVTWPVVSRPMAICVAGNAPLAAAATAAVRGKLVAGRTVEVRDFALAGTADGCDLLYLADLPPDGAAAVLRRTRGPVLTVGETARFLRDGGMVRVYLEDNRMRFQVNRRQTDAAGLKISSQLLSLASQ, translated from the coding sequence ATGGCTTCCATCGGCGCCCGCCTGTCGCGCGCTCTTCGTCCCGCTCTCTGGGCCGGTGTGACAGCGGTCGCCCTGGCCGGCGGGGCGTCGAGCGCAGCCAGCCAGCCGGTCAGCGAACTGCAGGTCAAGGCGGCGTTCCTGTTCAACTTCACCAAGTTCGTCACCTGGCCCGTGGTGTCCCGGCCCATGGCCATTTGCGTGGCCGGCAACGCCCCGCTCGCCGCCGCGGCCACGGCGGCGGTGCGCGGCAAACTGGTCGCCGGCCGGACGGTCGAAGTGCGCGACTTCGCCTTGGCCGGCACGGCCGACGGGTGCGACCTTCTCTATCTGGCCGACCTGCCGCCAGACGGAGCGGCGGCGGTGTTGCGCCGGACCCGCGGTCCGGTACTCACCGTCGGCGAGACCGCCCGCTTCCTGCGCGACGGTGGCATGGTTCGCGTCTATCTCGAAGACAACCGGATGCGCTTCCAGGTCAACCGTCGACAAACCGATGCGGCGGGATTGAAGATCAGTTCCCAGCTGCTCAGCCTGGCGTCGCAATGA
- a CDS encoding creatininase family protein: protein MSKRALLTVVASLFVFVLSVSAQRPADAPDTMPAAPPPDTVFIEELTWAEVRDLVAGGTTSVIIATAGTEQKGPHMADGEHKFVMHYAADQIARSLGKTLVAPVLAYVPEGSWDPPTGHMSKPGTITLPEDRFIELLVLAGRSLKSSGFKTILFMGDSGGNRNGMRAAAVQLNELFKGEATAYWVDDYYTKAHADQRTWITANLKIPADRIGGHANVQDTSELLFVAPQHVRRDRLSGNDYPNNGVSGDPSIASPELGRRFLQIKIDNAVAQVKRMTSGAEPPVAAADAPRGGGGGNRPPNAEARPTGPTMDTAPASKTPTRAPDTVFVDELTWEENRDLMKAGKTVFIVPTGGTEKNGYHMVLGKHNFTVSHAANVMARKLGNALVTPVIQYVPEGNPDRQNSGGISLPSPAFDGLLDAVARSLKAHGATDILLLGDSGGNQGGLTSTAAKLNEEWKTAGTRVYALTAYYEEGREHYRAWMHAAYGYDDSIIGSHAGISDTAQMLHVYPAGIRKNMLMPWGGPKDAGVSGDPMRATAEIGRMGIEFKVNAAIAQYRLLKNPPPPRGAGRGGQ from the coding sequence ATGTCGAAACGCGCTCTTTTGACGGTCGTTGCGTCTCTATTTGTCTTCGTCCTGTCGGTTTCGGCCCAACGCCCGGCCGACGCCCCGGACACCATGCCGGCGGCGCCGCCACCCGACACGGTGTTCATCGAAGAGCTGACCTGGGCCGAGGTGCGTGACCTCGTGGCCGGCGGGACGACCTCGGTGATCATCGCCACCGCCGGGACCGAGCAGAAAGGCCCGCACATGGCCGACGGCGAGCACAAGTTCGTGATGCACTACGCCGCCGACCAGATCGCGCGCAGCCTCGGCAAGACGCTGGTGGCCCCGGTCCTGGCGTACGTGCCCGAGGGCAGCTGGGATCCCCCCACCGGCCACATGAGCAAGCCCGGCACCATCACGCTGCCCGAGGATCGCTTCATCGAACTGCTGGTGCTGGCGGGCCGCAGCCTCAAGTCGAGCGGCTTCAAGACCATCCTGTTCATGGGCGATTCGGGCGGCAACCGCAACGGCATGCGCGCCGCGGCGGTGCAGTTGAACGAGTTGTTCAAGGGCGAAGCCACCGCGTACTGGGTGGACGACTACTACACCAAGGCCCACGCCGATCAGCGCACCTGGATTACCGCCAATCTCAAGATCCCCGCCGACCGCATTGGCGGCCACGCCAACGTGCAGGACACGTCGGAGCTGTTGTTCGTGGCGCCGCAGCACGTGCGGCGCGATCGCCTGAGCGGCAACGACTACCCCAATAACGGCGTGAGCGGCGACCCGTCGATCGCCTCGCCCGAGTTGGGACGCCGGTTCCTGCAGATCAAGATCGACAACGCCGTGGCGCAGGTCAAGCGCATGACCAGCGGCGCTGAGCCGCCGGTGGCCGCGGCCGACGCCCCGCGCGGCGGCGGGGGAGGCAACCGCCCGCCGAACGCCGAGGCGCGGCCGACCGGGCCGACCATGGACACCGCGCCGGCCAGCAAGACGCCGACCCGTGCGCCCGACACCGTGTTCGTGGACGAACTGACGTGGGAAGAGAACCGCGACTTGATGAAGGCCGGCAAGACCGTGTTCATCGTGCCGACCGGCGGCACCGAGAAGAACGGGTACCACATGGTGCTCGGCAAGCACAACTTCACGGTCAGCCACGCCGCGAACGTGATGGCGCGCAAGCTCGGCAACGCGCTGGTGACGCCGGTCATCCAGTACGTGCCCGAAGGCAATCCCGATCGCCAGAACTCCGGCGGCATCTCGCTGCCGTCGCCGGCCTTTGACGGGTTGCTCGATGCGGTGGCCCGCAGCCTCAAGGCGCACGGCGCCACCGACATCCTGCTCCTCGGCGACAGTGGCGGCAACCAGGGCGGCTTGACCAGCACGGCTGCCAAGCTGAACGAAGAGTGGAAGACCGCCGGCACCAGGGTCTACGCCTTGACCGCGTACTACGAAGAAGGCCGCGAGCACTACCGCGCCTGGATGCACGCCGCCTACGGCTACGACGACAGCATCATCGGCAGCCACGCCGGCATCAGCGACACCGCGCAGATGCTGCACGTCTACCCGGCGGGCATCCGCAAGAACATGCTGATGCCGTGGGGCGGCCCCAAGGATGCCGGGGTGTCGGGCGATCCGATGCGGGCGACCGCCGAGATTGGCCGCATGGGCATCGAGTTCAAGGTCAATGCCGCCATTGCGCAGTACCGCCTGCTGAAGAACCCGCCCCCGCCGCGCGGCGCCGGCCGCGGCGGCCAATAA
- a CDS encoding alkaline phosphatase family protein: MVVVLLLAGCAGGNPPPARTQPVPAPQAAAASPLRQQWLDMFARAYFPGRSGQLFIVPREGDFITERDPLYVFMHGSPWDYDTRIPILFHGAPFVTAGDWPEAAAQQDIAPTIGALIGAPAPATYTGRVLASAITTTVGRPRVVSVIVLDGMRAEFFDRYAADLPTLTRLRREGAWFSEARVNVLPTVTGVGHATIGTGSDPRFHGITVNNLFNRATGKAQPAYANLDPQELMALTLGDSWNLATNGAAVIIGQGGAIRATAGLVGRGSCLVGAKKVVAASYGGSDGGWETNPDCYTMPEALNAFVGRKVWEAAGGTHMGHDISSASKFRASSLYQKFEAEALMAVVEASAAGADDITDLVYVNMKGPDYAGHMHGPDSPEIKATLAELDRQMAAYLALLDKKAGPGRSVTVITADHGTPGGPGPWRRHYTDEIIARVNKQFDPEGRIIQYYNDAANNQMFIDTARLQSLGFTLKDVAAMLQGIDYLAAAFTEDEVRQAQAALRR; encoded by the coding sequence GTGGTCGTTGTCCTCCTGTTGGCCGGTTGCGCGGGCGGCAACCCGCCTCCGGCCCGCACGCAGCCCGTGCCGGCGCCGCAGGCCGCGGCCGCGTCGCCCCTGCGCCAACAGTGGCTCGACATGTTCGCGCGCGCCTACTTCCCCGGCCGCAGCGGCCAGCTCTTCATCGTGCCGAGGGAGGGCGACTTCATTACTGAACGGGATCCGCTGTACGTCTTCATGCACGGCTCGCCGTGGGACTACGACACCCGCATCCCGATCCTGTTTCACGGCGCGCCGTTCGTGACGGCCGGCGACTGGCCGGAGGCCGCGGCCCAGCAGGACATCGCGCCAACGATCGGGGCGTTGATTGGCGCGCCGGCGCCGGCCACCTACACCGGCCGGGTGCTGGCGAGCGCGATCACCACCACCGTGGGACGGCCGCGCGTGGTGTCGGTGATCGTGCTCGATGGGATGCGGGCAGAGTTTTTCGATCGCTACGCCGCCGACCTGCCGACGCTGACGCGCCTGCGCCGCGAGGGGGCGTGGTTCTCGGAGGCGCGCGTCAACGTGCTCCCCACGGTCACCGGCGTCGGCCACGCCACGATCGGCACCGGCTCCGATCCGCGATTCCACGGCATCACCGTCAACAACCTGTTCAATCGCGCCACCGGCAAGGCGCAGCCGGCCTACGCGAACCTCGATCCGCAGGAGTTGATGGCGCTCACCCTGGGGGACAGCTGGAACCTGGCGACCAACGGCGCGGCGGTGATCATCGGCCAGGGTGGCGCGATTCGCGCGACCGCGGGGCTGGTGGGCCGCGGGTCGTGCCTGGTGGGCGCCAAGAAGGTGGTGGCCGCCAGCTACGGTGGCAGCGACGGCGGCTGGGAGACCAATCCGGACTGCTACACGATGCCAGAGGCGCTAAACGCGTTCGTCGGGCGCAAGGTGTGGGAAGCGGCCGGCGGCACCCACATGGGCCACGACATCTCGAGTGCCTCGAAGTTCCGCGCGTCGAGCCTGTACCAGAAGTTCGAAGCCGAAGCGCTGATGGCCGTCGTCGAGGCCTCGGCGGCCGGCGCTGACGACATCACCGACCTGGTCTACGTCAACATGAAGGGCCCCGACTATGCCGGACACATGCACGGTCCTGACTCGCCCGAGATCAAGGCCACGCTCGCCGAGCTCGATCGGCAAATGGCGGCGTACCTGGCGTTGCTGGACAAGAAGGCCGGTCCCGGCCGCAGCGTGACCGTGATCACCGCCGACCACGGCACCCCGGGCGGTCCCGGGCCGTGGCGCCGGCACTACACCGACGAGATCATCGCGCGGGTGAACAAGCAGTTCGATCCCGAAGGCAGGATCATTCAGTACTACAACGATGCCGCGAACAACCAGATGTTCATCGACACCGCCCGGCTGCAGTCCCTGGGGTTTACGCTGAAGGACGTCGCGGCGATGCTCCAGGGCATTGACTACCTCGCCGCGGCGTTCACCGAGGACGAGGTGCGGCAGGCGCAGGCGGCGCTACGCAGGTGA
- a CDS encoding BON domain-containing protein has translation MAAVLVSTLTAGCGATWRGAKADTEKAVENTGGALQTMDVKSSLIADGRVDTADINVDTSASTKTVVLKGSVPTAEMRTIAEAIAREQAKGYTINNQLTVVPK, from the coding sequence TTGGCCGCCGTTCTCGTCTCGACGCTCACCGCGGGTTGCGGGGCCACCTGGCGCGGCGCGAAGGCCGATACTGAAAAGGCCGTCGAAAACACCGGTGGCGCGCTTCAAACCATGGACGTCAAGTCGTCCCTGATCGCCGACGGCCGCGTTGACACCGCCGACATCAACGTCGACACCAGCGCCAGCACCAAGACCGTGGTTCTCAAGGGTTCAGTCCCGACCGCCGAGATGCGCACCATCGCCGAGGCCATTGCCCGCGAACAGGCCAAGGGCTACACGATCAACAACCAGCTGACGGTCGTGCCCAAGTAG
- a CDS encoding ATP-binding protein codes for MLGFTVGAATTPAPNPAVGSDIRDRYTTLLDSIGDGFCVLEKVAVPNGEPPDYRYTEVNSAFVTHTGVANVLGRTMREVMGAECDSWFPIWDAVLNTGKPMRFEQEFVGMGLWLELYAFRVNDQPRRGVGVLFKDVTARKHADGLLRDSEERYRRLFESAKDGILILDFATGVIIDANPYMTELIGYSAGELAGKELWQIGLFADKAGSEAAVQQLREQGYIRFENLPLQSNRGRTVEVDVVGNAYREHRHKVIQCNIRDISERCALERTMHAHAEALAAIDRRKDEFLAMLSHELRAPLAPIVSAAQLLRLRENEGLVERQACMIIERQVGQLKYLVDDLLEVSRITHGKVHLRSEPAVLNTIIGLAVEAVTPLIEWRHHQLTVALPAEPIGLTGDAARLEQVVVNLLTNAAKYTDEGGRIWLSVDLENDTAVLRVRDNGIGISADLMPHVFDLFTQESRSLDRAQGGLGIGLSLVRRLVEAHGGTVAATSELGQGSEFVVRLPLTAPPPVRSLQSLPKATAACCQVLVVDDSVDTADSLALLLSVSGHRVRTAHDGPSALAAIAQAPPDAVVMDIGLPGIDGYEVARRVRRRPGTDSMVLVAMTGYGQERDRQMARDAGFNHHLVKPADLDELLRILAGVTASAAS; via the coding sequence ATGCTCGGATTCACAGTCGGCGCGGCGACGACACCTGCTCCGAACCCGGCCGTCGGGAGCGACATCCGGGACCGCTACACGACCCTGCTCGACTCGATCGGCGATGGCTTCTGCGTGCTCGAGAAGGTCGCGGTACCCAACGGTGAGCCCCCGGACTATCGCTACACTGAGGTCAACTCGGCGTTCGTTACCCACACGGGCGTTGCCAACGTGCTCGGCCGCACCATGCGCGAAGTAATGGGCGCTGAATGCGACAGCTGGTTCCCGATCTGGGACGCCGTGCTGAACACCGGCAAGCCGATGCGGTTCGAGCAGGAGTTCGTCGGCATGGGCCTCTGGCTCGAGCTCTACGCCTTCCGCGTGAACGATCAGCCGCGGCGCGGCGTGGGCGTCCTGTTCAAGGACGTCACCGCCCGCAAGCACGCCGACGGGTTGTTGCGCGACAGCGAAGAACGCTACCGGCGGCTGTTCGAGTCGGCCAAGGACGGCATCCTGATCCTCGACTTCGCGACCGGCGTGATCATCGACGCCAATCCGTACATGACCGAGTTAATCGGCTACTCCGCCGGCGAGCTCGCCGGCAAGGAGCTGTGGCAGATTGGCCTGTTCGCCGACAAGGCCGGCAGCGAAGCGGCGGTGCAGCAGCTGCGGGAGCAGGGCTACATCCGCTTCGAGAACCTGCCGCTCCAGTCCAACCGCGGCCGCACGGTCGAGGTCGATGTCGTCGGCAACGCCTACCGCGAGCACCGGCACAAGGTGATCCAGTGCAACATCCGGGATATCTCCGAACGCTGCGCGCTCGAACGCACCATGCACGCCCATGCCGAGGCGCTGGCCGCGATCGATCGGCGCAAGGACGAGTTTCTCGCCATGCTCAGCCACGAGCTGCGCGCGCCGCTGGCGCCAATCGTCAGCGCGGCGCAGCTCCTGCGCCTGCGGGAGAACGAAGGGCTGGTCGAACGGCAGGCCTGCATGATCATCGAGCGCCAGGTCGGGCAGCTCAAGTACCTGGTTGACGACCTGCTGGAAGTGTCGCGCATCACCCACGGCAAGGTGCACCTGCGATCCGAACCGGCGGTGCTGAACACGATCATCGGACTGGCCGTGGAGGCAGTGACCCCGCTCATCGAATGGCGCCATCACCAGCTCACGGTGGCCCTGCCGGCGGAGCCGATTGGCCTCACCGGTGACGCCGCGCGGCTCGAGCAGGTCGTGGTCAACCTGCTGACCAATGCCGCCAAGTACACCGACGAAGGTGGCCGCATCTGGCTGAGCGTGGACCTCGAGAACGACACGGCGGTGCTGCGGGTGCGCGACAACGGCATTGGCATCAGCGCCGACCTGATGCCGCACGTCTTCGATCTGTTCACGCAGGAGTCACGCTCGCTCGATCGGGCGCAGGGCGGCCTGGGCATTGGCCTGTCGCTCGTCCGCCGCCTGGTCGAGGCGCACGGCGGCACGGTGGCCGCGACCAGCGAGTTGGGACAGGGCAGCGAGTTCGTGGTGCGCCTGCCCCTCACGGCGCCCCCGCCCGTGCGGTCACTGCAGTCGCTGCCCAAGGCGACCGCGGCGTGCTGCCAGGTGCTGGTGGTCGACGACAGCGTCGACACGGCGGACAGCCTGGCGTTGTTGCTCTCGGTTTCCGGACACCGGGTCCGGACGGCCCACGACGGCCCCTCGGCGCTGGCCGCGATCGCGCAGGCGCCGCCAGATGCCGTGGTGATGGACATCGGCCTGCCCGGCATCGATGGTTATGAAGTGGCCCGCCGCGTGCGCCGGCGCCCTGGCACCGACAGCATGGTGCTGGTCGCGATGACGGGATACGGACAGGAGCGGGATCGCCAGATGGCCCGCGACGCCGGATTCAACCACCACCTGGTCAAGCCCGCCGACCTCGACGAGCTGCTGCGCATCCTTGCCGGGGTCACCGCAAGCGCGGCCTCGTGA